A genomic window from Chitinophaga pollutisoli includes:
- a CDS encoding DUF4293 domain-containing protein, whose amino-acid sequence MIQRIQSLWLLLAAVAGVAVARFDLWKATYTKGAAAGTDIFNATSNYMVFILLIISILLSAGCIFLYKNRKLQFRLTVVNLLLSVGILALIYLKIGESAQKLAADGAVSIRGSYLIPAFLPVVMIVCLFLAARGIYKDEKLIKSLDRLR is encoded by the coding sequence ATGATACAACGCATACAAAGCCTTTGGCTCCTTCTTGCGGCCGTTGCCGGCGTAGCCGTCGCCCGCTTCGATCTGTGGAAAGCCACCTACACCAAAGGCGCCGCCGCAGGCACGGATATTTTCAACGCCACATCCAACTACATGGTTTTCATCCTGTTGATCATTAGCATCCTCCTGTCTGCCGGTTGTATCTTCCTGTATAAAAACCGCAAACTGCAATTCCGCCTGACGGTCGTGAACCTGCTCCTTTCCGTGGGCATCCTGGCGCTCATCTACCTGAAAATCGGGGAAAGCGCGCAAAAGCTGGCGGCAGACGGCGCCGTGAGCATTCGCGGCTCTTATCTCATCCCCGCCTTCCTCCCCGTGGTGATGATTGTTTGCCTCTTCCTGGCGGCACGCGGCATCTACAAAGATGAAAAGCTCATCAAATCGCTGGACCGCCTCCGCTGA